The bacterium genomic interval GCCCCGCGTGGCCAAGATCGAACTCAAGCGCCGCGGCCGGGTCCGCCAGGCCAAACTCTACTATCTGCGCGACCGTCGCGGTAAGAAAGCCCGGGTCAAGGAAGACAAGCGCTAGATGCTTTCCGAGGAACTTTCCGCGCGCCTGGCCTGGGAGCGGAAATTTCACGCGCGGGGCCACCTGCGGGTGGCCGGCCTGGACGAAGCCGGCCGGGGCCCCTGGGCCGGGCCGGTGGTGGCGGCGGCGGTGATTCTGCCGGCGGTCTTCGAATTCGACCTTCCCATCGTGGATTCCAAGAAGCTCGCTCCCCGGAGAAGGGAGAAGGTTTTTTCCGCTCTGGCCGCGCTGGAAGGCATCGAGGTCGGGGTGGGACGGGTGGATGCGGACGAGATCGACCGCATCAACATTCTGCGCGCCACCCGCCGGGCCATGGAAGCGGCTCTCTCGTCTCTCGCCCCCCCGCCCTCGGCGCTCCTCATCGACGGGTTGACGCTTCCCGCCTGGGCCCGGCTTCCCCAGGAGGCCCTTTGCCGGGGAGAAGATCGGAGTGTCTCCATCGCCGCCGCTTCCATCATCGCCAAGGTCACCCGGGACCGGATCATGATCGACTACGACCGGGTCTACCCCGGGTACGGGTTCGCCGGGCACAAGGGATACGGGACCGCCGCCCACCGTGCCGGTCTCGAACGGTTGGGACCGTGCCCCATCCACCGCCGCAGCTTCCGGCCGGTAGCGCGGTTTTTGTGATGCCGTCGCCCCCCCGCGGGATTTATCCGCCGCTTCCCGGCGTTTTTTCCCCGCATTCGGCGCTCTTGCGCGCCGCTTCGATCAGGGAGATCAGGGTCGAGGCCTTCCCCGGGGCCGGACGTCCGATCGGAGCCAGTTCTTCCGGGGAATAGTTCGACTTCAGGAATTCCCGCACCGGCAACCGCCGGGCCCAGCATTCGAGTATCCTGGGGCAGGGCAGGCCCCCCCGTTCCCGTCGGCAGTAGGAGAAACCGAGGTGGTGTCCCAGCTTCCGGCAGTAGATCTCTTCGGAGTCGAATTCCTCTTTCACCGCCGGCGCCCGGACCCCGGTTTCCGGGCTACCATTTTCCGGTTTTGGCCAGGCTGGGCTTGGGAAGCCCTTCCAGTGCCTGCAGCGAAGTCCGGATCGCCTCGTCCGGCAGTTCATAATCTTCCAACTGGCCCTCGAAGTACTTCTGGTAGCCCAGCAGATCCATGAGTCCGTGTCCGCTGAGGTTGAAGACGATCACCTTCTCTTTGCCTTCCTCCCGGGCTTTTTCCGCTTCCTGGATGGCCGCGGCCACGGCATGGCTGGTCTCGGGGGCGATGATGATCCCTTCGCTGCGGGCGAAGAGCACGGCGGCCCGGTAGCATTCGAGCTGATGAATCGCCCGGGGGCTGATCAATCCTTCGACCGCGGCCTGGCTGACGAGCGGAGCCATGCCGTGGTAGCGGAGCCCTCCCGCGTGAATGGGCGGCGGAATGAAGTCGTGGCCCAGGGAGTGCATGGGGAGCAGGGGGGTCATGCGGGCGGTGTCTCCGTGGTCGTAGACGAAGGGAGCCTTGGTCAGGGAGGGGCAGGAGAAAGGTTCGACCGGTATGATCTCGATCTCCGCGCCGTTGATCTTATCGTAGATGAAGGGGAACGAGAGCCCGGCGAAATTGCTCCCGCCGCCGGCGCAGCCGATGACCACGTCCACTTTCTTCTCCCCGGCTTTTTTCAGCTGTTTTTTCGCTTCCAGGCCGATGATGGTCTGGTGGAGAAGGACATGGTTGAGGACGCTGCCCAGGGAATAACGGGTCTCGCCCTTGGGATCGGTGACGGCGGCCTCGATGGCTTCGGAGATGGCGATGCCCAGGGATCCGGGAGTGTCGGGGAGCTTTTCCAGGATGGCCCGCCCGGCGTTGGTTTCCGGGCTGGGACTGGGCACGCAGTCGGCGCCCCAGACCTGCATCATCACTTTCCGGAACGGCTTCTGATCGAAGCTGATGCGGACCATGAACACTTTGCATTCCAGCCCCAGCAGCGAACAGGCGAAGGCCAGCGCGCTTCCCCATTGGCCGGCGCCGGTTTCGGTGGTCAGGCGCTTGATCCCGAATTCTTTATTATACCAGGCCTGGGCTACGGCGGTGTTGGGTTTGTGGCTTCCGGCCGGGGAGAGGCTTTCGTTCTTGTAGTAGATCCGGGCCGGCGTGCCGATGGCCTTTTCCAGCGCCCGGGCCCGGTGGAGCGGGGAGGGCCGCCAGCGGTAGAGAATCTCCAGGATTTCTTCGGGGATATCGATCCACCGCTCTTGGCTGACTTCCTGTTCGATCAGGTTCATGGGGAAGACCGGGGCCAGCATGTCGGGGGTGACGG includes:
- a CDS encoding ribonuclease HII, producing MLSEELSARLAWERKFHARGHLRVAGLDEAGRGPWAGPVVAAAVILPAVFEFDLPIVDSKKLAPRRREKVFSALAALEGIEVGVGRVDADEIDRINILRATRRAMEAALSSLAPPPSALLIDGLTLPAWARLPQEALCRGEDRSVSIAAASIIAKVTRDRIMIDYDRVYPGYGFAGHKGYGTAAHRAGLERLGPCPIHRRSFRPVARFL
- a CDS encoding TrpB-like pyridoxal phosphate-dependent enzyme — translated: MTVKVLLDENEIPRQWYNLAADLPTPLQPPLGPDGQPVTPDMLAPVFPMNLIEQEVSQERWIDIPEEILEILYRWRPSPLHRARALEKAIGTPARIYYKNESLSPAGSHKPNTAVAQAWYNKEFGIKRLTTETGAGQWGSALAFACSLLGLECKVFMVRISFDQKPFRKVMMQVWGADCVPSPSPETNAGRAILEKLPDTPGSLGIAISEAIEAAVTDPKGETRYSLGSVLNHVLLHQTIIGLEAKKQLKKAGEKKVDVVIGCAGGGSNFAGLSFPFIYDKINGAEIEIIPVEPFSCPSLTKAPFVYDHGDTARMTPLLPMHSLGHDFIPPPIHAGGLRYHGMAPLVSQAAVEGLISPRAIHQLECYRAAVLFARSEGIIIAPETSHAVAAAIQEAEKAREEGKEKVIVFNLSGHGLMDLLGYQKYFEGQLEDYELPDEAIRTSLQALEGLPKPSLAKTGKW